A genomic window from Scatophagus argus isolate fScaArg1 chromosome 17, fScaArg1.pri, whole genome shotgun sequence includes:
- the LOC124074422 gene encoding ras/Rap GTPase-activating protein SynGAP-like isoform X3 gives MCTNEILLRCCCTSPGFRLCMDTSSKTWLPHQSQFGLVGQAEVCCGGSGVLTPNQSRRASFASVRQSSMETPPNATPQPFRQPSFLNRRLKGSIKRAKSQPKLDRTSSFRQMILPRFRSADQERTRLMQSFKESHSHESLLSPSSAAEALDLVLDEDAIIKPVHSSILGQEYCFEVTTSSGTKCFACRSASERDKWIENLQRAVKPNKKSTCHFQDNSRRVDNVLKLWIIEARDLPAKKRYYCELCLDDMLYARTTSKPRTDTVFWGEHFEFNNLPTIRSLRLHLYKETDKKRRKEKSTYLGLVSIPISSITGRQFVEQWYPVIQSSVLAKSGGVGSAKVINASLRVKSRYQTMNILPMELYKEFAEYITNNYRTLCAVLEPLLSVKSKEEVAFALVHILQSTGKTKEFLSDMAMCEVDRFMDREHLIFRENTLATKAVEEYLKLIGHRYLKDAIGDFIRALYESEENCEVDPMRVPPSVLADHQANLRMCCELLLCKIINSLCIFPRELKEVFASWRARCAERGREDLADSLISSSLFLRFMCPAIMSPSLFNLMQEYPAERVSRTLTLIAKVMQNLASFSKFGPKEEYMYFMNEFLEMEWGSMQQFLYEISNMDTGGNAGGFEGYIDLGRELSMLHSLLWEVMGQLSKDAILKLGPLPRLLNDISVALRNPQLHMPTNHQPDRPKDRLFSRPSFNRLMSSDFQSLMMRDLNSSIDISRLPSPTTGVSAVESLSSNLNMRRQAERDLRSSREVFYVTRPPLARSSPAYCTSSSDITEPDPKVHSVNKSVSMMDLQDSRMNSISNLNSVGDMLTSSQASIAGLGHSFGNLCGPLRMGGHMPAGSAGSGLRLSQMGHIGGPTESISQQQQQAAAAMHFPLSFQNPLFHLAAQNSPAQSQPPPPLLLAPEPENGHHDYQPAFGNNAFSRSEDLSGLRSQSSLVQPSIVHSHSYSDDFTRQNHSNDYAWHQLSLQVQESLQQQHLMGVTSQTATGTGTPASLATPPTTVHPVRQTSIAPPQHLKSQRSINTPATATPPKVRPQSRNLLLDSSDTNFSGSQPKQRQTQPPQQQQQQQTQQQQQDAQLSVTDSPAPGLPYQTSSAKENQGPSAAAEASTDTPTKNTKKSPQSQLQPPQQHLLKPGNKQGSQSTLNTPALNERTVAWVSNMPHLSADIESLRPDREGQLKEYSKSMDESRLDRVKEYEEEIHSLKERLKMSHRKLEEYEQRLMTQEQQTNKILQQYQNRLEDSERRLKQQQLEKDSQIKGIISSLSAKSMVATRDPDCQFQCDQSS, from the exons CTGCATGGACACATCTTCAAAGACGTGGCTGCCGCATCAGAGTCAGTTTGGGTTGGTTGGTCAAGCGGAGGTTTGCTGTGGTGGATCTGGAGTTTTAACCCCAA ACCAATCTCGCAGGGCAAGTTTTGCCTCTGTAAGGCAGTCAAGCATGGAAACCCCTCCCAATGCCACCCCACAGCCCTTCAGACAGCCG AGTTTTCTCAATCGAAGGTTGAAGGGCTCCATCAAGAGGGCCAAAAGTCAGCCCAAACTGGACCGGACCAGCAGCTTCAGACAAATGATTTTGCCCCGGTTTCGTAGTGCCGACCAAGAGAG GACACGACTGATGCAGAGCTTCAAAGAATCCCACTCCCATGAATCCCTACTTTCTCCTAGCAGCGCTGCAGAGGCTCTAGACCTAGTTCTGGATGAGGATGCCATAATAAAACCTGTCCACTCTAGCATTTTAGGACAAGAGTACTGCTTTGAG gtGACCACCAGTTCAGGGACAAAATGTTTTGCCTGCCGATCGGCTTCAGAGAGAGACAAGTGGATTGAAAATCTGCAACGAGCTGTCAAACCGAACAAG AAGTCCACATGTCATTTTCAGGACAACAGCAGGCGGGTGGACAATGTGCTCAAACTGTGGATTATTGAGGCTCGAGACCTTCCGGCTAAGAAACGCTACTATTGCGAGCTGTGTCTGGATGACATGCTGTACGCACGCACCACCAGCAAACCCCGGACCGACACCGTCTTCTGGGGCGAGCATTTTGAATTTAACAATTTGCCTACCATTCGTAGCCTTCGTTTACACCTCTACAaggaaactgacaaaaaaagacGCAAG GAGAAAAGCACATATCTTGGCCTTGTCAGCATCCCCATCTCCAGCATCACAGGCCGGCAGTTTGTTGAGCAGTGGTACCCGGTGATACAGTCCAGTGTCTTGGCCAAAAGCGGTGGTGTTGGAAGTGCCAAAGTGATCAACGCCTCACTACGTGTCAAGTCTCGCTACCAGACAATGAACATCCTCCCGATGGAGCTGTACAAAGAGTTTGCAGAGTACATTACCAACAATTACCGAACACTGTGTGCAGTTCTGGAGCCGCTACTGAGTGTGAAAAGCAAGGAGGAGGTGGCGTTCGCTCTGGTGCACATACTTCAAAGCACCGGGAAGACAAAG GAGTTCCTCTCCGACATGGCAATGTGCGAGGTGGATCGATTCATGGACCGCGAGCACTTGATCTTTCGGGAGAACACATTAGCAACAAAGGCTGTGGAAGAGTACCTCAAACTGATAGGTCACAGATACCTCAAAGATGCTATAG GTGACTTCATTCGAGCCTTATATGAGTCTGAGGAGAACTGTGAGGTGGATCCCATGCGTGTCCCACCGTCGGTCCTCGCTGACCATCAAGCCAACCTTCGCATGTGTTGTGAGCTGTTACTCTGCAAGATCATCAACTCTCTCTG catttttcccCGGGAGCTGAAGGAAGTTTTCGCCTCATGGAGAGCTAGATGTGCTGAGCGTGGAAGAGAGGATCTTGCTGACAGCCTCATCAGCTCCTCCCTGTTTCTACGCTTCATGTGCCCAGCCATCATGTCCCCCTCTCTGTTCAACCTAATGCAGGAGTATCCCGCCGAACGCGTGTCCCGCACACTCACCCTCATAGCCAAGGTGATGCAGAACCTGGCCAGCTTCAGCAA ATTTGGACCAAAGGAGGAATACATGTATTTCATGAATGAGTTCCTAGAGATGGAGTGGGGCTCCATGCAACAGTTTCTTTATGAGATTTCCAACATGGACACCGGAGGAAATGCCGGAGGGTTTGAGGGCTACATTGACCTCGGCAGAGAATTGTCCATGCTCCACAGCTTACTGTGGGAAGTCATGGGCCAGCTTAGCAAG GATGCTATCCTCAAGCTCGGACCCCTGCCACGGCTGCTGAATGACATCAGCGTCGCCTTGAGGAACCCGCAGCTCCACATGCCCACAAATCACCAGCCAGACCGACCGAAGGACAGACTTTTCTCACGGCCATCCTTCAATCGTCTCATGTCCTCTGACTTTCAAAGCCTTATGATGCGTGACTTAAACAG TTCAATAGACATCTCTCGCCTGCCTTCTCCTACGACGGGAGTCTCAGCTGTAGAGTCCCTCTCATCTAATCTGAACATGAGGCGACAGGCAGAACGAGACCTCCGCTCGTCGAGGGAGGTTTTCTACGTGACTCGCCCACCACTCGCTCGATCCAGCCCTGCTTATTGCACGAGCAGCTCGGACATCACCGAGCCTGATCCAAAG GTCCATAGTGTGAATAAAAGTGTGTCCATGATGGATCTTCAGGACTCCCGTATGAACAGCATTTCCAATCTGAACTCTGTTGGAGACATGCTGACCTCCTCTCAAGCCTCCATCGCCGGCCTGGGCCACAGCTTCGGGAACCTCTGCGGTCCTCTTCGTATGGGAGGGCATATGCCGGCAGGCTCAGCGGGCTCTGGGTTGAGGCTGAGCCAGATGGGCCACATAGGGGGGCCCACCGAATCCATctctcaacagcagcagcaggcagcggCAGCCATGCACTTCCCCCTGTCCTTCCAGAACCCACTATTCCATCTGGCTGCCCAGAACTCCCCGGCTCAGTCTcagcctccccctcctctcctcctcgccCCTGAGCCCGAGAACGGCCACCACGACTATCAGCCAGCCTTTGGCAACAACGCCTTCTCCCGCAGCGAGGACTTGTCCGGCCTGCGGTCACAGAGCAGTCTGGTGCAGCCCAGCATCGTGCACTCACACAGCTACAGCGACGATTTCACCCGGCAGAATCACAGCAATGACTACGCTTGGCACCAGCTGTCACTGCAGGTGCAG GAgtctctccagcagcagcacctgatGGGAGTCACTTCTCAGACAGCCACAGGAACAGGCACCCCCGCCTCTTTGGCCACACCACCCACCACAGTTCACCCTGTTCGCCAGACATCCATTGCCCCGCCACAACACTTGAAGTCACAGCGTTCCATTAACACACCAGCCACCGCTACACCTCCAAAGGTTCGCCCGCAGAGCAGGAACCTCCTGCTCGACTCTTCTGACACAAACTTCAGTGGCAGTCAGCCGAAGCAGCGTCAAACTCAGCCGCcgcaacaacagcagcaacagcagacacagcagcaacaacaggaTGCACAGCTGTCTGTGACGGACAGTCCCGCTCCCGGGCTCCCATACCAGACGAGCTCCGCCAAAGAGAACCAGGGCCCATCAGCGGCAGCAGAGGCGTCGACAGACACACCCACAAAAAACACGAAGAAGTCTCCACAGTCGCAACTGCAGCCACCACAGCAGCATCTGCTCAAACCAGGCAATAAACAG gGTTCTCAGTCGACCCTGAACACCCCGGCCCTCAATGAACGGACAGTCGCCTGGGTGTCCAACATGCCTCACCTCTCTGCCGACATCGAGAGCTTGCGGCCGGACCGTGAGGGCCAGCTGAAAGAGTACTCCAAGAGTATGGATGAGTCACGACTAGACAGG gtaAAAGAGTATGAGGAAGAAATCCATTCCTTGAAGGAGCGTTTGAAGATGTCTCATCGCAAGCTTGAAGAATATGAGCAAAGGCTCATGACACAagaacagcagacaaacaagaTCTTACAGCAGTACCAGAACCGCCTGGAAGACAGCGAGCGCCGTCTAAAGCAGCAGCAATTGGAGAAGGACTCTCAAATCAAAGGCATCATTAGCAG